A single Gambusia affinis linkage group LG22, SWU_Gaff_1.0, whole genome shotgun sequence DNA region contains:
- the LOC122825518 gene encoding transcription factor E2F3-like, whose amino-acid sequence MRRECGCVFPEVFPRFSRRNMIPAAASRWIRKENKPVFNVMWKCVVSGCPSRMGSVNRGAWKRGPKRFFRFPTSPDRVKVWLAALRETDKDPSEQHFICEDHFLPEDILGRDVRSDAIPIMPPYLDGPQFPTGADPLLEEEQWATGGWGDEEEEDEDEAAEQNPNRPDQNPSEPDVKSEFCPQDETTGWFIREGTPLARLTRGFLQLLMADPDASLDVREAAQKLQTHTHRVQSVVDVLQGVGLVQSDSEERVRWIGSSPIFSFLWRDTLTFLTMLQGLKVMEDEVDRLFKSCAQQLFDLTEDEENSSLAYIRCDDICRLGLLQHQTVIVIKSPPETKLIIPPPEEDGIRMQLKSDNGPIMALTCEMGTLTSELSNSSVAFSGLESRVRACTIDEVVNKKMKI is encoded by the exons ATGCGGCGGGAATGTGGATGTGTTTTTCCTGAAGTTTTCCCCCGGTTTTCCAGGCGAAACATGATCCCTGCCGCCGCTTCTCGCTGGATTCGGAAGGAAAACAAGCCGGTGTTCAACGTCATGTGGAAGTGCGTCGTGTCCGGGTGTCCGAGCCGCATGGGCAGCGTGAACCGGGGCGCCTGGAAGCGAGGACCGAAACGGTTCTTCAGGTTCCCCACATCTCCGGACCGAGTAAAG GTATGGCTGGCGGCGTTGAGGGAAACCGATAAGGATCCGTCTGAGCAGCATTTCATCTGTGAGGATCACTTCCTGCCGGAGGATATTTTAGGAAGGGACGTTCGGAGTGACGCCATTCCCATCATGCCTCCTTATCTGGACGGGCCACAGTTCCCGACCGGCGCCGATCCGTTACTGGAAGAGGAGCAATGGGCGACCGGCGGCTGgggtgatgaagaggaggaggatgaagatgaggcAGCAGAGCAG AACCCAAACAGACCTGATCAGAATCCATCAGAACCGGATGTGAAGAG TGAATTCTGTCCTCAGGATGAAACGACCGGCTGGTTCATCAGAGAAG GTACTCCTCTGGCCCGGCTCACACGGGGTTTCCTCCAGCTGCTCATGGCCGACCCAGACGCCTCGCTGGACGTCAGAGAGGCGGCGCAGAAGCTCCAGACCCACACACACCGAGTCCAGAGCGTCGTGGACGTCCTGCAGGGTGTCGGACTCGTCCAGAGCGACTCGGAGGAGCGGGTCCGGTGGAT AGGAAGTAGTCCCATCTTCAGCTTCCTGTGGAGAGACACTTTGACCTTCCTGACGATGCTGCAGGGGCTGAAGGTCATGGAGGATGAAGTGGACCGTCTCTTTAAATCCTGCGCTCAGCAGCTCTTCGACCTCACGGAGGATGAGGAGAACTCTTC GCTGGCCTACATTCGCTGCGATGACATCTGTCGCCTTGGACTCCTGCAGCATCAGACGGTGATCGTCATCAAATCTCCTCCAGAAACGAAGCTGATCATTCCTCCTCCTGAAGAG GACGGGATTCGGATGCAGCTGAAGTCGGACAACGGTCCAATCATGGCTCTGACCTGTGAGATGGGAACTTTGACCTCTGAACTCTCAAACAGCAGCGTGGCCTTCTCAGGTCTGGAGAGTCGTGTTAGGGCGTGTACGATTGATGAAG TGGTGAACAAGAAGATGAAGATCTAG